In one Brevibacillus choshinensis genomic region, the following are encoded:
- a CDS encoding proline dehydrogenase family protein, with protein sequence MKGEKKMTIDEQITAEVLRTIARDEQIKESVLRSSSLYPLLLAAAKRYVTGETRQEVQSRAKELEEKGYRLSVEYIGENTLDAKACEQVKNEFLAVIDDCSVLQRPVGVSFDLSHVGLLVSQEQAFAHVEEMAVAAARNQHDVMISMEESTKTEAIMAMYERLAQRHENVGITIQAHLHRSVEDVQRVLALPGKIRLVKGAFKEPRDIALARSAELNERYLQLAEMCVNAGHTCAFATHDQLIVDELQKRDYFSRPEVELELLYGVRPELAQSMQQNGIPVRLYLTYGKEWYLYLCHRIAEYPPNIHKAIADMFDPTRTAHVGYGEK encoded by the coding sequence GTGAAGGGAGAGAAAAAAATGACGATCGATGAGCAAATAACGGCGGAGGTCTTGCGAACGATAGCGCGAGACGAACAGATCAAGGAAAGTGTCCTGCGATCCAGCTCGTTGTACCCATTGCTGCTGGCGGCAGCGAAGCGCTATGTAACAGGAGAAACTCGTCAGGAAGTACAGTCGCGTGCCAAAGAACTGGAGGAAAAAGGGTATCGTCTTTCCGTGGAGTACATCGGAGAAAATACGCTGGATGCAAAAGCATGTGAGCAAGTGAAAAACGAGTTTTTGGCTGTGATCGACGATTGCTCCGTCCTGCAACGACCGGTAGGGGTATCCTTTGATCTGTCACACGTAGGCCTGTTGGTGAGTCAGGAGCAGGCTTTTGCCCATGTGGAGGAAATGGCAGTCGCTGCTGCTCGGAACCAACACGATGTCATGATCAGCATGGAAGAGTCCACAAAGACAGAAGCCATCATGGCGATGTATGAACGGTTGGCACAGCGTCATGAGAATGTCGGCATCACGATACAGGCCCATCTGCATCGCTCGGTGGAGGATGTCCAACGTGTCTTGGCGTTACCGGGAAAAATCCGTCTAGTAAAGGGCGCGTTCAAGGAGCCGCGAGACATCGCCTTGGCGCGTTCCGCAGAGCTGAACGAACGTTATCTGCAGCTCGCCGAGATGTGTGTGAATGCGGGACATACCTGTGCATTTGCTACTCATGATCAGCTGATCGTCGACGAGCTTCAAAAGCGAGACTACTTTTCGCGCCCTGAGGTGGAGCTGGAACTGCTGTACGGCGTTCGTCCCGAGCTGGCGCAGAGCATGCAGCAAAATGGCATTCCCGTTCGCCTCTATCTCACCTACGGGAAAGAATGGTACTTGTATTTGTGTCATCGCATCGCAGAGTACCCGCCAAATATTCATAAGGCGATAGCAGATATGTTTGACCCAACGAGGACGGCACACGTGGGGTATGGAGAGAAATAA
- a CDS encoding MFS transporter, translating into MSKGWKIYILALISFLVGTSEYIIAGILDKISASLAISVVAAGQLITVFSLVYALGTPVLIALTARWERRKLLLFALGLFVIANVFAYALPGYGLFIAARILMALGAGVVVVTALTVAAKIAPQGKQASAIATVVMGLTASLIVGVPVGRMIAAAYDWKVVFGGIGVLGLLAMLIISLTIPKTEGDAPIPFREQVALLKRPKIVLSLLVSFFWLGGYSLAYTYIAPYLLTVSGMNESTLNAALLAFGIASLIGSKLGGYSTDRWGVYRTLMSGMILHIVTLLLISLAAHSTVFVFPLLILWSFAAWSSGPTQQYHLVTMAPESSGIMLSLNSSVMQLSMAAGAGIGGIIIDGISLDSVTWIGGFVVAIALTIIFPVYRPSSSTSVRAGKAHQV; encoded by the coding sequence ATGTCAAAAGGATGGAAGATTTATATTCTTGCCCTGATCAGTTTTTTGGTTGGAACATCCGAATATATTATCGCGGGGATTCTGGACAAGATTTCGGCCAGTTTGGCTATTTCTGTAGTCGCCGCAGGTCAGTTGATCACCGTCTTCTCTCTCGTGTACGCACTCGGTACCCCTGTCCTGATTGCGCTCACAGCCCGGTGGGAACGCCGAAAGCTGCTCCTTTTCGCACTTGGGCTCTTTGTTATTGCAAACGTCTTTGCCTATGCCCTTCCCGGTTACGGATTGTTTATTGCCGCTCGTATTCTGATGGCTCTCGGTGCTGGTGTCGTCGTGGTCACGGCTCTGACGGTTGCTGCTAAAATTGCCCCACAAGGCAAGCAGGCCAGTGCCATTGCTACCGTCGTGATGGGCCTTACTGCCTCTCTCATTGTAGGGGTTCCTGTCGGAAGGATGATTGCCGCTGCCTACGATTGGAAAGTAGTCTTTGGGGGGATCGGCGTTCTGGGGTTATTGGCTATGCTGATCATTTCCCTCACGATTCCAAAAACAGAGGGCGACGCACCGATTCCATTTCGCGAACAAGTAGCCCTGCTTAAACGGCCCAAGATTGTCCTGTCCCTGCTCGTCAGCTTTTTTTGGTTGGGTGGTTATTCCCTTGCTTATACCTATATCGCTCCTTACCTGTTGACGGTCTCTGGAATGAATGAAAGTACGTTGAATGCTGCATTGCTAGCGTTTGGTATCGCCAGCCTGATCGGGTCAAAACTGGGCGGTTACAGTACGGATCGCTGGGGCGTTTATCGTACGCTGATGTCAGGCATGATCTTGCATATCGTAACACTGCTCCTGATAAGCTTGGCGGCCCACTCTACTGTCTTCGTTTTTCCTTTGTTAATTCTCTGGTCATTCGCCGCTTGGTCTTCGGGTCCTACTCAGCAGTATCACTTAGTCACAATGGCTCCGGAATCCTCCGGCATCATGCTCAGCCTCAATAGCTCGGTCATGCAGCTCTCCATGGCCGCTGGTGCCGGGATCGGCGGCATCATAATCGACGGGATATCTCTGGATTCAGTTACATGGATAGGAGGCTTCGTAGTAGCGATCGCGCTTACTATCATCTTTCCTGTTTACCGTCCCTCAAGCTCTACTAGCGTAAGGGCGGGCAAAGCACATCAGGTATAA
- the pdxR gene encoding MocR-like pyridoxine biosynthesis transcription factor PdxR encodes MAWLTIDREKPIPLIRQLFTELRANILRGDWQAGQKLPSTRKLAEELKISRNVAVDAYEQLYAEGYIESRQGSGYYVSAGIYLEQHARHGTDAILSISEASTDSTTSTIDFRSGVPALELFPRTTWGKIVQRVCQDAPLSAFGYGRPEGRLELRQVICRYLYRTRGVQCRPEQIVITSGATQALTLIAKVLLTKGSSVVIEDPITQDIQTIFKATGAVLQPVPTDDLGLVTEQLPGTEAHPPSFVFVTPSHQFPLGGTLPIQRRLQLIRYARETDCYIVEDDYDSEFRYDSAPISSLQGLAEERVIYIGSFSKILSPGLRLGYLVLPTELVERYQNAKWFSDLHTSTLDQLSLATFIEEGHLEKYINRVKKLYRKRRQTLVHALERTFSETRGFRILGASAGLHIVVSFAGIHFTPELLEKLSDAGVRVYPVEEHAICPGRHTDKLIIGYGNVSEEKIEEGVKRLYSVLSF; translated from the coding sequence TTGGCATGGCTCACGATTGATCGAGAAAAGCCGATTCCTTTGATCCGGCAACTATTTACAGAATTGCGTGCGAATATTTTGCGCGGGGATTGGCAGGCGGGACAAAAACTACCCTCAACTCGCAAATTGGCGGAAGAACTGAAGATTTCCCGCAATGTCGCGGTAGATGCGTATGAGCAGTTGTACGCGGAGGGTTATATTGAAAGCAGGCAAGGTTCGGGGTACTACGTTTCCGCTGGAATTTATCTGGAGCAACATGCACGCCACGGAACAGATGCGATCCTCTCTATCAGCGAGGCTTCCACAGATTCTACGACTTCAACGATCGATTTTCGTTCAGGTGTACCTGCATTGGAGCTTTTTCCCCGTACGACCTGGGGGAAAATCGTACAGCGGGTCTGTCAGGATGCCCCTCTCTCCGCATTTGGATACGGACGCCCCGAAGGTCGCCTCGAGCTGCGTCAGGTAATCTGCCGCTATCTTTATCGAACACGCGGTGTCCAGTGCAGACCGGAGCAAATCGTGATCACTTCTGGAGCCACGCAAGCGCTCACGCTGATTGCCAAGGTGCTTTTGACAAAGGGCAGCAGCGTCGTCATCGAGGATCCGATTACCCAAGACATTCAGACCATCTTCAAGGCAACCGGGGCCGTACTGCAGCCTGTCCCTACCGATGATTTGGGGCTTGTGACGGAGCAATTGCCTGGTACTGAGGCTCATCCTCCGAGTTTTGTCTTCGTCACGCCTTCGCATCAGTTTCCATTAGGGGGAACCTTACCCATCCAGCGTCGTCTGCAGCTGATCCGTTATGCTCGCGAAACAGACTGCTACATCGTCGAGGACGACTACGACAGTGAATTCCGCTACGACAGTGCACCAATCAGTTCTCTGCAAGGGCTGGCGGAGGAGCGAGTCATTTACATCGGTTCGTTTAGCAAAATCCTTTCCCCTGGGTTGAGACTCGGCTATCTCGTCCTGCCAACCGAACTGGTCGAGCGCTACCAGAACGCCAAATGGTTTTCCGATCTGCACACCTCTACCCTCGATCAACTCTCCCTCGCTACTTTCATCGAGGAAGGACATTTGGAAAAATACATCAATCGGGTGAAAAAGCTGTACCGAAAACGTAGGCAGACGCTCGTCCATGCCCTGGAACGAACCTTTTCCGAGACGAGAGGCTTTCGTATTCTGGGGGCATCCGCCGGGTTGCACATCGTAGTGTCGTTTGCAGGAATCCACTTTACTCCCGAGCTGCTGGAGAAACTGAGTGACGCTGGCGTTCGGGTCTATCCTGTCGAGGAACATGCGATTTGTCCTGGCAGACACACCGACAAGCTGATTATCGGGTACGGAAACGTCTCTGAGGAGAAGATCGAGGAGGGCGTCAAGAGGCTCTACTCGGTGCTGTCTTTCTGA
- a CDS encoding DEAD/DEAH box helicase yields the protein MKMKKSMTEILESFRQDERFLSNIAHWRTIPAREAKTVSFPSQLDVRIREALEKRGITSLYTHQETSFRHVREGKNIVAVTPTASGKSMCYHLPIIQTLSEDSQARALYLFPTKALAQDQKSELHELITEMGLSIKSETYDGDTPANIRQMVRKAGNIVITNPDMLHSAILPHHTKWVSFFEHLKYVVIDELHTYRGVFGSHVANVIRRLKRICAFYGSHPQFICTSATIANPKELAELLTEEQMELVDNNGAPAGIKHFLFYNPPVVNLQLNIRRSATLEARDITEQFLVNGIQTILFARSRVRVEILLTYLQELIKRKLGPKTIQGYRGGYLPSQRREIERGLRNGDIMGVVSTNALELGVDIGQLQACVITGYPGSVASTWQQAGRAGRRQGESVVVMVGSSTPLDQYVISHPEYFFDRSPETARINPDNLIILVDHLKCAAYELPFREGDLFGRAEIVEILEFLTEEQVLHHSKGKWFWMNDSFPAHNISLRSASQENVVIIDISERGNERVIGEMDRFSSMTLLHDEAIYLHQGTQYQVEKLDYEEKKAYVREVAVDYYTDANLAVQLKVLEQDQYRREGQSAFAYGEVSVHAMATIFKKIKFETHENIGSGPIHLPEEELHTNAAWIGFSDTLLEEIGTEDVERGLVGLAHVLQHVAPLFVMCDPMDLHVIPQRKAVHSQEPTIFLYDRYPGGIGLSEQVYKDMETILTQAERMITSCPCESGCPSCVGATDDGTKELAMTLLRVAQGGSAYVS from the coding sequence ATGAAAATGAAAAAAAGCATGACCGAGATCCTCGAAAGCTTTAGACAGGACGAGCGATTCTTGTCCAATATTGCGCACTGGAGAACGATACCTGCGCGAGAAGCCAAAACAGTTTCGTTCCCGAGCCAGCTGGATGTACGAATCCGGGAAGCCCTCGAAAAGAGAGGAATTACTTCTTTATATACGCATCAAGAAACATCCTTTCGCCATGTGCGCGAAGGGAAAAACATCGTAGCCGTGACTCCGACGGCTTCGGGAAAAAGCATGTGCTACCACCTGCCGATCATCCAGACCTTGTCGGAAGATTCACAGGCGCGTGCGCTCTATTTGTTCCCGACCAAAGCACTGGCACAGGACCAAAAAAGCGAGCTCCACGAGCTGATTACGGAGATGGGGTTGTCCATCAAATCAGAGACGTACGATGGGGACACACCCGCCAACATCCGGCAAATGGTGCGTAAGGCAGGCAACATCGTCATTACCAACCCGGACATGCTGCACTCCGCCATTTTGCCTCACCACACCAAGTGGGTATCCTTTTTCGAGCATCTTAAATACGTCGTCATTGACGAGCTACATACATATCGCGGCGTGTTCGGCAGCCACGTCGCAAATGTCATTCGCAGGTTAAAACGGATTTGCGCTTTTTACGGAAGTCATCCGCAATTTATTTGCACGTCAGCTACGATCGCCAATCCAAAAGAACTCGCTGAGCTTTTGACAGAAGAACAGATGGAGCTTGTGGACAACAACGGCGCGCCTGCGGGGATCAAGCATTTTCTGTTCTACAATCCTCCGGTGGTCAACCTGCAGTTGAACATCAGACGAAGTGCTACCTTGGAGGCGCGCGACATCACGGAGCAATTTCTCGTCAATGGCATTCAGACCATTCTGTTTGCTCGCAGCCGTGTCCGCGTCGAAATTTTGCTCACGTACCTACAGGAGCTGATCAAGCGCAAGCTCGGACCCAAGACGATCCAAGGCTATCGTGGAGGTTATTTGCCCAGCCAGCGGAGGGAAATCGAGCGGGGCTTGCGCAACGGTGACATCATGGGTGTCGTCAGCACGAATGCGCTGGAGCTGGGAGTAGATATCGGACAACTGCAAGCGTGTGTCATTACTGGGTATCCAGGCTCGGTTGCCAGTACATGGCAGCAGGCGGGACGGGCAGGTAGACGTCAAGGAGAGTCAGTCGTCGTCATGGTCGGCAGCTCCACACCACTCGATCAGTACGTCATTTCGCACCCGGAGTACTTTTTTGACCGTAGTCCGGAGACAGCACGCATCAATCCGGACAATCTGATCATTCTCGTCGATCATCTGAAGTGTGCGGCCTACGAACTGCCGTTTCGCGAGGGGGATCTGTTTGGGCGTGCGGAGATCGTGGAGATTCTGGAGTTTTTGACGGAGGAGCAAGTGCTGCATCATTCCAAAGGCAAATGGTTTTGGATGAACGACTCGTTCCCGGCACACAACATCAGTCTGCGGTCAGCCTCACAGGAAAACGTAGTGATCATCGACATTAGCGAACGGGGAAATGAGCGAGTCATCGGGGAAATGGACCGATTCAGTTCGATGACGCTGTTGCACGACGAAGCCATCTACTTGCATCAAGGGACGCAGTATCAAGTCGAAAAGCTCGATTACGAGGAAAAGAAGGCGTACGTCCGGGAAGTCGCTGTCGACTACTACACCGATGCCAATCTGGCCGTTCAGCTGAAAGTATTGGAGCAGGACCAGTACCGCCGCGAAGGACAGAGCGCTTTTGCCTACGGGGAAGTGTCGGTCCATGCGATGGCGACCATTTTTAAGAAAATCAAATTTGAGACGCATGAAAATATCGGATCGGGCCCGATTCATTTGCCAGAGGAAGAGCTGCATACAAATGCCGCGTGGATTGGCTTTTCGGATACGCTGCTAGAGGAAATCGGCACGGAGGATGTGGAGCGTGGGCTGGTTGGTCTGGCTCATGTGCTCCAGCACGTGGCGCCGCTGTTCGTCATGTGCGACCCGATGGATTTGCACGTCATTCCGCAGCGCAAGGCCGTTCATTCCCAAGAACCTACGATTTTTTTGTACGACCGCTATCCAGGTGGTATCGGCCTTTCCGAGCAGGTGTACAAAGACATGGAGACAATTCTCACTCAGGCCGAGCGGATGATTACTTCATGTCCATGCGAATCAGGCTGTCCATCTTGTGTGGGAGCAACGGATGACGGTACCAAGGAGCTAGCTATGACGCTGCTTCGGGTCGCCCAAGGAGGAAGTGCGTATGTCTCTTAA
- a CDS encoding serine hydrolase domain-containing protein has translation MTIKSALEEYLKCYEERGYFSGSLLIARNKEILLQKAIGYANLEHNAPNTTKTKFRIGSITKSFTAMAILLLCQKGVLHLEDPINLHLDGLASGDKVTIHHLLTHTSGIPNFTSFPDYWSTTMRMPSTLPEIIRSFAQLPLDFTPGTRYHYSNSGYILLTAIIEKASCTSYANYLRENIWAPLGMVDTGCEEHRSVIKGLATGYTAWEEIIHSEYMDMTIPRGAYGMYSTVEDLWKWDQALYTEKLIDAEWLAKMFEPYQFGYGYGWAVDQQAGKKVISHFGDINGFHSDMYRIVDDQLVVIALSNVNLTPVTKLTRDLVKITAGEELHQPLSLISSFMKETPEAINRSVGTYVDSKDERMKVEITEEPHGIFVTHPKMYGVPYKFRLHLVAQSEESIEWITGIVYETFKVHLQADQSIRKLTFTDEYGKVYRLTLSATAKRS, from the coding sequence ATGACAATCAAATCAGCACTGGAAGAATACTTGAAATGCTACGAGGAACGTGGATATTTTAGCGGTTCCCTGCTCATTGCCCGAAACAAGGAAATCCTCCTACAAAAAGCAATAGGCTACGCTAACCTCGAACACAATGCACCAAACACAACCAAAACGAAATTTCGAATCGGCTCCATCACAAAGAGCTTTACAGCTATGGCCATTCTACTACTCTGCCAAAAAGGTGTCCTGCATCTGGAAGATCCGATCAACCTCCACTTGGATGGTCTGGCCTCTGGGGATAAAGTGACCATTCATCACCTGCTCACCCATACTTCAGGAATCCCGAACTTTACGAGTTTTCCGGATTATTGGTCGACCACCATGAGAATGCCGTCGACGCTGCCCGAGATCATCCGATCCTTTGCTCAACTTCCCTTAGACTTTACACCTGGCACTCGCTATCACTACTCGAATTCCGGTTACATCCTGCTGACAGCCATCATCGAGAAAGCTTCATGCACTTCCTACGCAAACTATCTGCGGGAAAATATCTGGGCTCCTTTAGGAATGGTAGACACGGGATGCGAGGAGCATCGCTCCGTGATCAAAGGACTGGCGACTGGATACACCGCCTGGGAAGAGATCATCCATTCAGAGTACATGGATATGACCATCCCCCGCGGTGCCTACGGAATGTATTCTACGGTAGAGGACTTGTGGAAATGGGATCAAGCGTTATACACAGAAAAGCTCATCGATGCGGAGTGGTTAGCCAAAATGTTTGAGCCTTACCAGTTCGGTTACGGCTACGGATGGGCCGTCGACCAACAGGCTGGAAAAAAGGTTATCAGCCATTTTGGAGACATAAACGGATTTCATAGTGACATGTACCGCATAGTGGATGATCAGCTGGTCGTCATCGCGTTAAGCAACGTAAACCTAACGCCCGTTACGAAATTGACGAGGGATTTGGTCAAAATCACAGCTGGGGAAGAGCTTCATCAACCCCTTTCATTGATCAGCAGCTTCATGAAAGAAACTCCTGAGGCGATCAATCGCAGCGTCGGTACTTATGTAGACAGCAAAGATGAGAGGATGAAGGTGGAAATCACAGAAGAGCCCCACGGTATCTTTGTTACTCATCCCAAAATGTACGGAGTCCCTTACAAATTCCGGTTGCATCTCGTCGCTCAGTCTGAGGAATCAATCGAATGGATCACGGGTATTGTGTACGAAACCTTCAAGGTGCACCTCCAAGCAGATCAAAGCATTCGCAAGCTTACCTTCACAGACGAGTATGGAAAGGTATATAGACTTACGCTTTCTGCCACAGCAAAAAGGAGCTGA
- a CDS encoding ribonuclease H-like domain-containing protein: MSLKSKLQRMKGHLVKETDKSQELAQESAELSEATTVTAHVATSANGATDEVVQPDIPFADRWQSMQATPFIWEDEHVMIREVRYPLRQQHGAYAFAQLHDTIAAWEASGRQHPLSAAGRRAEDLLFFDTETTGLSGGAGNTVFLLGYSRVEGEEVVVRQHFLPAPHAEVTLYHSFLEQAKQSSHLVTFNGKSFDWPQVRTRHTLIRDQVQALPTFGHLDLLHGARRLWKDELESCRLAIIEQEKLDVYRQDDLPGYLAPVRYFDFLHSKDPDVIEGVLRHNEIDVLSLITLYIHVSRLLLAYEREEVSQAERYEIARWYEALGDGETAMQAYQTVARSDQPWSARAKLAVGHLYKKKKDWQRALQVWESCMKSPGYVPEEVYIEAAKLCEHQLKDWEKALHYTRHAYEQWKKRGSLLRNRSKAEALAYQKRIERLEAKEDRRGMI, translated from the coding sequence ATGTCTCTTAAATCCAAGCTGCAACGGATGAAGGGACATCTCGTCAAGGAAACGGACAAGAGCCAAGAACTGGCACAGGAATCAGCGGAGTTATCGGAAGCGACGACTGTAACGGCACATGTAGCGACCAGCGCAAATGGAGCCACCGATGAAGTCGTGCAGCCTGACATTCCTTTTGCAGACAGGTGGCAGAGCATGCAGGCCACTCCATTCATTTGGGAAGATGAGCACGTGATGATCCGCGAAGTCCGCTACCCGCTCCGTCAGCAGCATGGAGCGTACGCCTTTGCCCAGCTGCACGACACGATCGCTGCTTGGGAGGCGTCCGGCAGGCAGCATCCGTTGTCAGCTGCAGGGAGGCGGGCGGAAGACCTGCTGTTTTTTGACACGGAGACGACCGGCTTGTCTGGGGGAGCAGGCAACACCGTCTTTCTTTTGGGTTACAGTCGTGTCGAGGGAGAGGAAGTAGTGGTTCGCCAGCATTTTTTGCCGGCTCCTCACGCGGAAGTGACGCTGTACCATTCCTTTTTGGAGCAAGCGAAGCAGTCGTCCCACCTGGTTACTTTTAACGGCAAGTCGTTTGACTGGCCACAGGTGCGGACCCGGCATACGTTGATCCGGGATCAGGTGCAGGCGTTGCCGACGTTTGGTCATCTGGATTTGCTTCACGGCGCGAGAAGATTGTGGAAAGACGAGCTGGAGTCGTGCCGTCTGGCAATTATCGAGCAGGAAAAGCTGGATGTCTATCGGCAAGATGATTTGCCAGGGTATTTGGCTCCTGTCCGCTATTTCGATTTCCTCCATTCCAAGGACCCGGACGTGATCGAGGGTGTGCTGCGGCACAATGAAATCGACGTGCTGTCACTGATCACCCTTTACATTCATGTGTCCCGCCTGTTGCTTGCGTATGAGCGCGAAGAGGTGTCGCAGGCAGAACGCTATGAAATCGCACGGTGGTACGAAGCGCTCGGGGATGGAGAAACGGCGATGCAGGCGTATCAGACGGTTGCCCGCAGTGACCAACCGTGGAGCGCCCGGGCCAAGCTAGCGGTCGGACATCTGTACAAAAAGAAGAAAGACTGGCAGCGTGCTCTGCAGGTATGGGAATCGTGCATGAAGTCACCTGGTTACGTGCCGGAAGAAGTCTATATCGAGGCGGCAAAGCTATGTGAGCACCAACTCAAGGACTGGGAAAAGGCGTTGCACTACACTCGTCATGCTTATGAGCAGTGGAAGAAGCGGGGGAGCTTGCTGCGCAATCGCTCAAAGGCAGAAGCACTTGCCTATCAAAAACGGATAGAGCGCCTCGAAGCAAAGGAAGATAGGCGTGGAATGATCTGA
- a CDS encoding ArsR/SmtB family transcription factor, whose amino-acid sequence METNQAIKVHRALGEQTRYRIVQILTKESNLCPADLESRLESVALSTLSHHLKQLADSGLLVSQKKGTYIYYSLHVETVKRFAPYLLD is encoded by the coding sequence ATGGAAACGAATCAAGCGATAAAAGTACATAGGGCCCTGGGAGAGCAAACTCGCTACAGAATTGTCCAGATTTTGACGAAGGAAAGCAATCTGTGTCCAGCAGATCTGGAGAGTCGGTTGGAATCCGTTGCTCTGTCTACGCTATCTCATCACTTAAAACAATTGGCGGATAGTGGCCTGCTCGTCTCCCAGAAAAAAGGAACCTACATCTACTACAGCCTGCATGTGGAAACGGTTAAAAGATTCGCTCCTTATTTGCTAGATTAA
- a CDS encoding GNAT family N-acetyltransferase: MSAQEQAQKPVRFLEGERVYLRPIGLDDTDWYFRSLYSREGRRLTGTQKHYSREQIQQYIESKAQDSSSVLLLIAQRDNDQVIGDIQIGGIDTFNRNAFIRISIDQQGHQGKGFGSEAMRLMLGYGFGILNLHRIELNVFAYNERAIHTYEKLGFQREGVQRQALFYNHTYHDSILMSMLAEEYRAKYLG, from the coding sequence ATGTCCGCACAAGAACAAGCTCAAAAACCAGTACGTTTTCTCGAAGGGGAACGCGTCTATTTGCGTCCTATTGGATTGGATGATACGGATTGGTATTTCCGTTCTTTATACAGCCGGGAGGGACGTAGACTAACAGGTACGCAAAAGCATTACTCACGTGAGCAAATCCAGCAGTACATCGAGAGCAAGGCACAGGATTCCTCCAGTGTGCTGCTGCTCATCGCGCAACGGGACAACGACCAAGTGATCGGAGATATTCAGATCGGCGGCATCGACACCTTTAACCGGAATGCCTTCATCCGCATTTCAATCGATCAGCAGGGTCATCAAGGAAAAGGATTTGGTAGTGAAGCAATGCGCCTCATGCTGGGCTACGGATTTGGCATTCTTAATCTACATCGGATTGAGCTAAATGTCTTTGCCTACAACGAGCGTGCGATCCATACGTATGAAAAGCTCGGATTTCAGCGGGAAGGTGTGCAGCGCCAAGCCCTCTTCTACAATCACACCTATCACGACTCTATTCTCATGTCGATGCTGGCAGAAGAATATCGAGCGAAGTACCTCGGGTAA
- a CDS encoding MarR family winged helix-turn-helix transcriptional regulator codes for MNDLLKYAFRIRTAMNKMQRDISIEMQKQYGVDLTRPQCYLLSLISNEEPCKITSLAQKLGVRPSTISTMINRLVEDGYVSREYGHNDRRNVLVSITERGKEVLKRDVENYGKVLQQFIGSLETSELESFTRTFEKISCIHEMKA; via the coding sequence ATGAACGATTTGCTTAAATATGCTTTTCGGATTCGCACTGCCATGAATAAAATGCAACGAGATATTTCTATAGAAATGCAAAAACAATACGGTGTAGATCTGACTAGGCCCCAATGTTACCTGCTCTCACTCATCTCCAATGAAGAGCCGTGCAAAATTACGAGTCTGGCTCAAAAACTGGGAGTGCGACCGAGCACGATTTCCACCATGATTAATCGACTGGTCGAAGATGGCTACGTGTCCCGAGAGTACGGCCATAACGATCGCCGGAATGTGTTGGTATCGATTACTGAGCGCGGGAAAGAAGTACTCAAGAGAGATGTAGAAAATTACGGCAAGGTATTGCAGCAATTCATCGGTTCCTTGGAGACGAGCGAATTGGAATCGTTTACGCGAACATTCGAAAAAATTTCCTGCATTCATGAAATGAAAGCATAA
- a CDS encoding DUF4362 domain-containing protein, whose amino-acid sequence MKRMSMLVVAVCFLAACGTEEQPGTDEIQSAFPELTKPYRSEQAIKNGDVVNLHGKISNWERWEQFIKNVDQQNADQVRITSYTTEGDPIFDELVYDGKGIEYTYDDSMDAYGGNNRSRQVTKCEGIEEKQEKNGQIGYQLKGCDKEFGQYFELAKKK is encoded by the coding sequence ATGAAGAGAATGTCCATGCTAGTGGTAGCCGTTTGTTTTCTGGCTGCCTGCGGAACGGAAGAGCAGCCAGGAACGGATGAAATACAGTCGGCATTTCCAGAGCTGACGAAGCCCTATCGCTCTGAGCAGGCCATCAAAAATGGGGATGTCGTCAACCTGCACGGCAAGATTTCCAATTGGGAAAGATGGGAGCAGTTCATCAAAAACGTCGACCAACAAAATGCAGACCAAGTGCGCATCACGAGCTATACGACAGAAGGCGATCCTATTTTTGATGAATTGGTCTACGATGGAAAAGGAATCGAGTATACCTACGACGACTCGATGGATGCTTATGGCGGGAATAATAGAAGTCGCCAAGTCACCAAGTGTGAAGGGATCGAGGAAAAACAAGAGAAGAATGGTCAAATCGGGTATCAGTTAAAGGGATGCGACAAAGAATTTGGGCAGTATTTTGAACTAGCGAAAAAGAAGTAA